The sequence below is a genomic window from Sander lucioperca isolate FBNREF2018 chromosome 10, SLUC_FBN_1.2, whole genome shotgun sequence.
ATAATGAAATTAatcaactttgtgtgtgtgtgtgtgtgtgtgtgtgtgtgtgtgtgtgtatatactgactgtgtgtgtgtgtgtgtgtgtgtgtgtgtgtactgactgtgtgtgtgtgtgtgtgtgtgtgtgtgtgtgtgtactgactgtgtgtgtgtgtgtctgtgtgtgtttgtgtgtgtgtgtgtgtgtgtactgactgtgtgtgtgtgtgtgtgtgtgtgtgtgtgtgtactgactgtgtgtgtgtgtgtgtgtgtgtgtgtgtgtgtgtgtgtgtgtgtgtgtgtgtgtgtgtgtgtgtgtgtgtctccagttGCTGTTGGACCATCAGGAGGTTCTGTGTCCTGACCCCTCCAACCCTCTCAGACTGCTGCTCAACGACCTGGGATCAGTCCCCACCCTGCAGGAACTCACCGGTACTACACCTCATACTACTActcatactactactactatacacctcatactactactactacacctcatgctactactactacacctcatgctactactactactacacctcatactactactactacacctCATACTACTACAAATACTACACCTCATACTACACCTCAtactactacaactacaactCATACTACTACAAATACAACTTATACTAggggtcctatcttgcacccggcgcagcgcaaagcccaacccaagtcccttttgctagtttaaaacCGTCCAGTTGTCAGTTTTCCGTCCCgcacccacgtcgtttaaatagcaaatgcacctgcacccatctgtggtccatggctggtcttacagggaggtgtgttcaggtgcattctggtcttacagggaggtgtgttcaggtgcattctgggcgtgctggtcttacagggaggtgtgttcaggtgcattctgggagtattgctatcttgaggcagtgggaagtgatggcaccattgaccaacaaaaacctggtctaaagtcaataacgcagcatttcattgttattttaacagagcattagtaaaatgctcctaggctcgtgcacactatgcttgttacacacacagggacgcacagcagcacacacacacacacacacacacacacacagggacgcacagcagcacacacacacacacacacacacacacacacacacagggacacacactgTTAATTATTTCCCTGTTAAATAACAGGAAATAACTGGCAGCATGGTTACCATTattttcatgttattttaacagtttattcctgttaatgtttttttacagtgcactcccTGTAATGTTTTTTAACAGGACTTTACTATAAATCACAGAAAAACAGGAAATTACTGGCAGCAGGGTTACcattattttcatgttaaatcaccatttattttgtttaattaaatattgctttttaaatttattgttaattattttaGCATAGTAATGTGTACCACTGATTGTAATATACATATTCTAGCTTTAGTTAATACAAGAATAGGCATAATATATCACATAACACttaagtgaaagaaaacaaacagttcCATGTTGAAATTAACTTATTTATTGTAATACAAACACTGAAAGTTAAATACTTACAAATGTAGGCACACATAGATCGGATCAATCacagaaaaatacagtataaaaatacagtatatcatgttCATTGCTGACATCTAAAACAcagagggccctattttaacgatctaagcgcacggcgtgaagcgcctggtgcaggtgtgtttagggcgtgtccaaatccacttttgctagtttgacggcagataaaaagggtctgtgcaccgggtgcatggttctaaagggttgtacttagtgtcttcattaatcagaggggtgttttgggcgtaacatgcaatcaaccaatcagagatcatctcccattccctttaaaagccaggcgcgtttggaccttggagcattgctgttatgatggaggatttgccccgtaatattattatttgaaatcttgtgtgtgtgtgtgtccctgtgtgtgtgtgtgtgtgtgtgtgtgtgtgtgtgtgtgtgtgtgtgtgtgtgtgtgtgtgtgtgtgtgtgtgtgtgtgtgtgtgtgtgtgtgtgtgtgtgtgtgtgtgctgctgtgcgtccctgtgtgtgtaacaagcatagtgtgcgcgcgctgtgcacgagcctaggagcattttactaatgctctgttaaaataacaatgaaatgctgcgttattgacttcagaccaggtttttgttggtcaatggcgcgatcacttcccggtGCCTCAagatcccagaatgcacctgaatgcacctgaacacacctccctgtaagaccagcacgcccatgggcgcacagatgggcgcaggtgaatttgctatttaaaagacgtgggtgctggacaggaaattgacaactgcgtcggtcttaaattagcaagatagggccctaaaccTCAACATTAGGGATACAACACTGCAGTACTAAATTGGGTATGTTGCTGTGAATTTTGATGTGTCTCACATAGGCCACAGAGGTGGCTGACTGACTGAAATTTGGCAAGAAAACATTATGCAAGCCAATTAAACTTATTGATAGATTAGTAGTTAATTGCTAGATTAAAGCATGTAAGGCACCAGTCAAATGTCCACCTGGTTGTGAGAGATGAATCCGGTGAGATCATCTTGATCAGCAGTGGGATCAGGGATAGTACCCTGCATCTGCAtctgtaattaaaaacaaaaacaaatgtaaacatttatcTACAACTCAATGATAATcaaagcagcaaaaaaacacaaaagagggtagagcttagatcggcccaaaaaatcaagcccgaacctgcccgagcacgttgtgtccgagcccggcccggtccgacacattaactgtaattatgagcccgagcccgatttaaacccgacagttttttaatacgtgggccgttataactgacgttctcaactacaattcagatttgtttgaactacagaaatctgttagaataatacaacaaggacgaagctgtaaactgctgttagtttattcagaatggaacggatcgcaaatggatccgagtgaagaaacgtaaaaaaaaaagaaacaatgatgaacaacatattgttgtcactgcccacgacttgtttaaactgcttccatacctccgactttcctccacacttgctcaaaggtaattctcctgtttttctttttttctttacatcttcaagctcccggtgtgatgcgtgcgagaggaggagactccgcgcatgaagtgctgcatttagtaactgcagcctaacttttctacacatttgttacttttatatagcctatatatatatttattatatttctgattatggcatagctatctccccacccaaataggataataaggtaatggataaaaaaaaaaaaaaaaaaaaaaattgcttgatcaagggtccggcccggcccgaggatgtggcggaaaataacggcccgagcccgacccaaggtccggtcgggctcgggtcgggctcgggccgagaatctaaactctaaaagAGGGTGCACTATGCCAATGCAAATAAAAGAGAATAGCTGTTCACATAGATATGGCACTAGCCCAATCAGTAGTGGCTGTTTTTGCTGGATTTACCTCATTGCTAGGCTTTAGCTACCACATAAAATAGTCACacccagggtgggaaattagcaccCGCCACAAGCCAATGGCgggtactttttcaaagtggcgggtgactttgccttgtatacaAGCCACAGTGGCGGGTGGAGTggttttcagcgctagtccgtGACACAtatagctgagctgaggtacagacgaaagtTAAATTATCGGTTAaaaaaatgtggcgacatatccccggtgttaagaggcccgtggcggagtcagcagtagctatgaatgtacaaactgttgagggcgaagtaaagaaaaagagaaggaactTTTCAAACAAGTGGCGCACTGATGACAAAGGGAAAACTATTTactgcaggcaggcagacacaccGGCTGGTCAAACTGGGCATCCACCAGGCACACAAGTTAACTTCCCACCCTGGTCACACCAGCATGTCTGGTAGCCCAAACAGCTATAACCCATCAAAGATGAGCATCTGACATGAAATCATCAAATACAGTCTTAAACCAACTAGCTAGCATCATAAACAGCTATCAGTAAGTTGATGTATTTTAGCCGTTTGATTTTCAGGATGAACCTGCTTTAACCAGACGTGCACATGACAAGAATGCACAAACTTGACCACAGGAATGCTAGCTTAAACGTTATAGGcatataacgttagcctattatTTATAGATTTAGATCGTATACATGAATGGACATTAAAATAAGCGCATTGTTTTCTAAGATTAATGGACAAACTATCGCTAGCTTGAATCACGTTGGCTCATTAGCAGCTAGCTACGTTAGTTCATTTCATGTGGTGCAAGTCTGTGGCGTTTATACATCAACATCACTGATAAATGTTAAAACTATGCATGACTTTAAAGAAATTCTAGTTAATCTCACCGGATTATTGTGATTTTGGTCGATACCAAAAGCCGCGATCTTCCGAGATGGAGATGTTCGTTGCAGGtaatgtcttcttcttctacgCTCCTTCCCACAACGCAAAAAATACTGAATGAACCGATTTCAGTAGTGGCGCCTGCTGGCGACTGAGTCATATGGATATTTACaccatggtcagaaagaacaggacacacacacacacacacacacacacacacacacacacagatttggaGCGCAGTTCGTCAATTAATAGGCCTTCTGGTTTAAATCCGGAGTGTAGGGTATGAAGGGTAATAAAAGGCTATTACACGATAACAAAATCTTCATTCAGTGAATGCATACTACAATATCTAGTTTGTTAGTAAAGGATTGCAACGTCGACAATATTGAATTAGTCATTGTTTAGCAacctacaaaaacaaaattaaattgcTAACTTCTCCAATgataaataacttttttataatctaAGCATAAAATTGCATTTATCGGCATTTATCCCCAAAACGTGACCATACCAGACCATCTAACTCTGGCCGCCATCTTTGAATTTTCAGTTGTGcggttaaataacaaaaatgaatgTTATTTAACAATGAGGTGttaaataacataaattatGTGTTATTTAACATATATTCCCTAAAAATTGACAGTAAGGCGCAGTTATTAAAAATAACAGGTAAATCATGTTGAAATTTGGGTGTAAATTAACGGAAACATTTAACagtgcacagcagcacacacacacacatgcagaagattacaaataaaaatattacggtgtaaatcctccatcataacagcaatgctccaaggtccaaacgtgcctggcttttaaagggaatgggagatgatctctgattggttgattgcatgttacgccccaaacacccctctgattaatgaagacactaagtacaaccctttaggacCTTTTtatctgccgtcaaactagcagaagtggatttggacacgccctaaacacacctgcaccaggcgcttcacgccgtgacctcagaccgttaaaatagggccctctgTGTTATTTAAATCATTCATCTATTCATCCATTCTATGCAAACAGcaggtgcacgattcagaaaatgtcacgatttgaTTCGATATAGATTTTTAGGCTCATGATtcaattcaaaaacgattctctattaaaaaaatgattcccagtatgtaaatgtagttccTTTCCCATCATGTGATGGCAGTAGACATAcagtttaaaagaaaagaaacaacaaattaaatgtagtttgatattactttatatgtcttcatacaaacTAAAAACTTCTGCAACTAAAAACTGTaaagtgccaagctttggccagcttcagtgaggatggagcaggttgaaGAACTCTTTCTGGGAGGTTTGACGTTGTTTGCTCAAACTAAACTACCTCTGCTGCACTCGTTCTTCTTCTGATTATTATATAACAGTGCCCAGGCGTCAGTGGGAATTTGACGcagcgccatctatgggaatggcgaggtaatgtcatttcaggacaatagtatACACGCCATTACAAAACGAAAATAATCATGTTGcattgattttgaatcggtagagcttagAGAAAATcctgcacactgaccattacgcaagcaataatttattaagaagaaaaatacgtttcggtctcagaccttcatcaggtaaattaaaggttaaaaaaaaaaatcagtagagcttgaatcgcgatacaaatgtcaattgtttttttttgcacacccctagcgAGCAGTATTAATATTAACAAGACAGTAGAATGTAAATCCTAACTTTTGTCaccacattagctgctgttagtCTCCAGTAACATTAATCTCTGCAGGATGACCTAATGTAGCTCCATCTTATTTAAccctaacattagctgctgttagtCTCCAGTAACATTAATCTCTGCAGGATGACCTAATGTAGCTCCATCTTATTTAAccctaacattagctgctgttagtCTCCAGTAACATTAATCTCTGCAGGATGACCTAATGTAGCTCCATCTTATTTAAccctaacattagctgctgttagtCTCCAGTAACATTAATCTCTGCAGGATGACCTAATGCAGCTCCATCTTATTTAAccctaacattagctgctgttagtCTCCAGTAACATTAATCTCTGCAGGATGACCTAATGTAGCTCCATCTTATTTAACCCTTTCCTCACCTCTTCACCTTCTCCTCACACATTTCAGCCTCCAACCAGTTCAGCTCCTCAGTGTTTCTAACATATTCTGATGGAAATGTTCtgcttttattctattttatagtttttattCTATTCATATGATCATATTAATCTGCTGTATGTCTCGTTAGTGTTTAGCTGAGACTGTCAGACTGTAAAACACGTTGAGCTGCTTTAATGTGAGAAAGTGCTGAGTCATGAATCAGCTCATAGCtcctcataataataataataataataataataataaacagagACCACACGTTGTTAAGAGTTGAACTGTTTTATTCAACAGGATttattcatcaggtagtaatagattactctgattcatcaggtagtaatacattactctgattcatcaggtagtaatagattactctgatctatcaggtagtaatagattactttgattcatcaggtagtaacagattactctgattcatcaggtagtaacagattactctgatctATCAGGTAGTAATacattactctgattcatcaggtagtaatagattactctgatctatcaggtagtaatagattactttgatccatcaggtagtaacagattactctgattcatcaggtagtaacagattactctgattcatcaggtagtaacagattactctgattcatcaggtagtaacagattactctgattcatcaggtagtaacagattactttgattcatcaggtagtaatacattactctgattcatcaggtagtaacagattactctgattcatcaggtagtaacagattactctgatctatcaggtagtaatagattactttgattcatcaggtagtaacagattactctgattcatcaggtagtaacagattactctgattcatcaggtagtaatagattactttgattcatcaggtagtaacagattactctgattcatcaggtagtaacagattactctgattcatcaggtagtaacagattactctgattcatcaggtagtaatagattactctgattcatcaggtagtaacagattactctgattcatcaggtagtaacagattactctgattcatcaggtagtaacagattactctgattcatcaggtagtaacagattactctgattcatcaggtagtaatagattactctgattcatcaggtagtaatagatcaGGTGATAATTACCAAATTTCAAAGTTAGTAGGATTGCCGTTGACACATTTGACAGCAATTCTCTTGTTAGTTGCCTTACCCTTATAAACACATGGAGGCTTGAGACTCTTCCCCTCCACAAAGGTGCATTCAACAACTTTGAAAAAACTTGTGATTGCTCTGGTTCTATCCCCACAGATGACTCTGACAGCCTCAAAATTCCCTATGACGAATCTTTGGAAATTCCTACAGTCTTTTTGGTTGTCAATGTTAAATCTTTCATTCATCATCTGGGTACAGTCAGCAGGATTCATCTGCCCAATGACCATATTATTATTCTGAGCATCTGCAGTTTCTGGTCCCAGGAACATGAGAGCAGCAGAGATCAGCAGAACACCAGCAAAGATAGAGATCTTCATGTTGATCTGGAGAATACAGAGTTAGAAAAGCTggtagagactttactctgacatatctaacatctctttatattatcatataaaagctgttagagactttactctgacatatctaacatctctttatattatcatatatatgtCTTTAGTTTTATAAATGTCTCCTAACTGTCTGATGATGTAAGAACTTGTTAAGTGACATCAGGAGTTTCTACAGCTCAGAATAACTGCACACAGGATTATTAATCTAAATCTTTCTCTAAATCCATCCATTCTTTCATAACCAACAATGATAAAGTTTGTGTACTAACAACACAGGAACAAAGTGTGTAGCGTCTGAACAGTTTCTCTTGGGGAACAGACTGTTAAGTTGTAGTAAAGAAGAATAACCTCACGGCTACAAGATCCAACGAGAAACAGATACAGAAATGTCTAAATAGAgatcaaaatgtcaaaataaataccaaaaactttgaagaagTGACAAAGAAAGGTTTGTCCTCACAGCTGGAACAGAATCAGAGTTTAAATGTGTtagagagagaataataatgtaaagtatatttacctgaatgacaggagagagatgagTTCTAGAGTCAGCAGCAGGAGAGATACCTGGAATATCACATGATAACACACTTCATTACTAAGATTATACAGAAAAACCAAACATGTGCTGGTCATATGGGATCATAACAGACAGGTTACATCACAGTTCACTTCTTTAGAGAGGGACGGACTGAAGATGCAACAACTACTGATACAGTTACAAAAAGTCTGAAAACAACCGGACAAACAcatcaaaaaaacatttgaaaaatgtgCCGAAAGTTTCAGAACCACATCTAACTTCAAGGTTCTTCAACAAACAGAATAAAGCTGCAGGAactgagaaaaagagagaaattcACCAAATAAACCCCACAGAAACATGGTAAAAATGCtccaaaaacgttggaaaaagcagcCAGGAAAGCATAAAAattgacaaacaaaaaaaatgaaaaatgaaaaattaataaagtgtaaaaaacatttttaaaaagcgtCTAAAGTTTGGTAAAAAGTTAGTTTCTGGCAGCTGAAACAGAatctaaaccaatcagagaagttttaacgtctcaaagacagaaaatataaagaatatttacctgaatgacaggagagagagatagaaaagtCTGAGAACTCCTCCATCTTTATACTGTCAAATATTATGATatcatattataatatattataatacacGCCCACTTCATCTCTCATAGGGTCAGCAGcagatatattataatatattataatatagtgACACATCATCCCTACAGGAGGAGATTACAGGGTTAATTTCTCTTAACTTTTATTAAAGTTTGGACATTGTGATTTAATTTAACTTCAGTTTGAGTTAGTTTTAATTCATTTAGtttctactttcagacatttagtgtctactttcagtcatttagtgtctactttcagtcatttagtgtctactttcagtcatttagtctctactttcagtcatttagtgtctactttcagtcatttagtgtctactttcagtcatttagtgtctactttcagtcatttagtgtctactttcagacatttagtctctactttcagtcatttagtctctactttcagtcatttagtgtctactttcagtcatttagtgtctactttcagacatttagtctctactttcagtcatttagtgtctactttcagacatttagtgtctactttcagtcatttagtctctactttcagacatttagtgtctactttcagacatttagtgtctactttcagacatttagtgtctactttcagacatttagtgtctactttcagtcatttagtctctactttcagtcatttagtgtctactttcagacatttagtctctactttcagacatttagtgtctactttcagtcatttagtctctactttcagtcatttagtgtctactttcagacatttagtgtctactttcagacatttagtgtctactttcagtcatttagtctctactttcagtcatttagtgtctactttcagacatttagtctctactttcagacatttagtgtctactttcagacatttagtctctactttcagacatttagtgtctactttcagtcatttagtctctactttcagtcatttagtgtctactttcagacatttaagtcatttagtgtctactttcagacatttagtgtctactttcagacatttagtgtctactttcagacatttagtgtctactttcagacatttagtctctactttcagacatttagtgtctactttcagacatttagtgtctactttcagtcatttagtgtctactttcagacatttagtgtctactttcagacatttagtctctactttcagtcatttagtgtctactttcagacatttaagtcatttagtgtctactttcagacatttagtgtctactttcagacatttagtgtctactttcagtcatttagtgtctactttcagtcatttagtgtctactttcagtcatttagtgtctactttcagacatttagtctctactttcagacatttagtgtctactttcagtcatttagtgtctactttcagtcatttagtgtctactttcagtcatttagtgtctactttcagtcatttagtgtctactttcagtcagtcatttagtgtctactttcagtcatttagtgtctactttcagacatttagtgtctactttcagacatttagtctctactttcagtcatttagtgtctactttcagacatttagtgtctactttcagacatttagtgtctactttcagtcatttagtctctactttcagacatttagtgtctactttcagacatttagtgtctactttcagtcatttagtgtctactttcagacatttagtgtctactttcagtcatttagtgtctactttcagacattcagtgtctactttcagtcatttagtgtctactttcagacatttagtgtctactttcagtcatttagtgtctactttcagtcatttagtctctactttcagacatttagtgtctactttcagacatttagtgtctactttcagacatttagtgtctactttcagtcatttagtgtctactttcagtcatttagtgtctactttcagacatttagtgtctactttcagtcatttagtgtctactttcagtcatttagtgtctactttcagacatttagtgtctactttcagacatttagtgtctactttcagtcatttagtgtctactttcagacatttagtgtctactttcagacattcagtgtctactttcagacattcagtgtctactttcagtcatttagtgtctactttcagtcatttagtctctactttcagacatttagtgtctactttcagacattcagtgtctactttcagtcatttagtgtctactttcagtcatttagtctctactttcagacatttagtctctactttcagacatttagtctctactttcagacattcagtgtctactttcagtcatttagtgtctactttcagacatttagtctctactttcagtcatttagtgtctactttcagacatttagtgtctactttcagtcatttagtgtctactttcagacatttaagtcatttagtgtctactttcagacatttagtgtctgaTATCATCTCTTCCTTCACACACCTAGTCTGTTCTTATTCAAACTAGAAGCCAATCGCTGAGAGCTGTGTTTGCTTTGGTGGTAAAACTATAAACTAGCTTTGTGTAGAGTGAGAGATTAAGTGTGAGGCCATCCAACCGTCTCCCTCTGAGAACAGGCTTTATACAACATCAACCAAACACACTTCAACTGGTCCTCTCTCACAGATATGACTTTATTAACACATCTAAAGTCCTGATAAGGTGGAACGGATAGGAACATAACTATAGTTAGAAAGGgactgtagtggaagtttttcttgttagcagcaggagtgcgtatcaaaaacaccagatgaaacaaataaggacgatttgaggattaaaccaaagtttggtctttgagtatttatttacatttgcaaatgcagagaaaacagtttcacaagtactcatggcacatctgaaaggtCTTCTGACCATCTAGACAAAAACATACGTCTATATAGGAAAGAACTCACTTAAACCACCCCCTTTGCTACGCAGATGAAAGAACACCATGAAAAGTTATAATGACTTTACTACTTTCCCCTCTGACCCTGCTTCTCTAACCAATAGCCTAAACACATGTTTGTAGCAAGAAACAGAAGGAGAcacagttcaaatgttatgaccCCTTTTCATCCTTATCTGCCCTAAAAGAGAGACTGagttctaaaaacaaaaaataactttCACAAATAA
It includes:
- the LOC116058498 gene encoding angiogenin-2-like, translated to MEEFSDFSISLSCHSGISPAADSRTHLSPVIQINMKISIFAGVLLISAALMFLGPETADAQNNNMVIGQMNPADCTQMMNERFNIDNQKDCRNFQRFVIGNFEAVRVICGDRTRAITSFFKVVECTFVEGKSLKPPCVYKGKATNKRIAVKCVNGNPTNFEIW